In Aureibaculum algae, the following are encoded in one genomic region:
- a CDS encoding YARHG domain-containing protein produces MKNILIIILLASSHLFGQIWTSEENVDKSNLSPWVVDKTDEYEGAYFYGESEAESVFTIAIAGNLITAQLENGDWNIENEEVIGWNSNYINYTNVRIEGNKFYSDETNGEFLIYVHNNRSIKCLKMENPPVQMSSDGDFELGLFSNNLEEHNYGYYIQTKFEILDSNQLKSMSLGELIIMRNEIYARYGYIFRKNGAMALYFENQEWYKGVYKNIDSFLTAIEKRNLLNIQKIEKEK; encoded by the coding sequence ATGAAAAACATACTAATCATTATTCTATTAGCTTCATCACATCTCTTTGGTCAAATTTGGACCTCAGAAGAGAATGTAGATAAAAGTAATTTAAGTCCATGGGTAGTTGATAAAACAGATGAATATGAAGGAGCTTATTTCTATGGAGAATCTGAAGCTGAATCGGTTTTTACTATTGCAATTGCCGGAAACTTAATAACTGCTCAATTAGAAAATGGAGATTGGAACATAGAAAATGAAGAAGTAATAGGCTGGAACTCGAACTACATTAACTATACAAATGTTAGAATAGAAGGCAACAAATTTTATTCTGACGAAACCAATGGTGAGTTTTTAATTTACGTTCATAATAATAGAAGTATTAAATGCCTAAAAATGGAAAATCCACCCGTTCAAATGAGTAGTGATGGTGATTTTGAACTAGGCCTTTTCAGCAACAACTTAGAGGAGCATAATTACGGTTACTACATTCAGACCAAATTTGAAATACTTGACTCTAATCAATTGAAATCAATGTCTTTAGGAGAGTTAATAATAATGAGAAATGAAATTTATGCTCGTTATGGTTACATTTTCAGAAAAAACGGTGCAATGGCTCTTTATTTTGAAAATCAAGAATGGTATAAGGGCGTTTATAAAAACATTGATTCCTTTTTAACAGCGATAGAAAAAAGGAACCTATTAAACATTCAAAAAATAGAAAAAGAAAAATAA
- a CDS encoding SH3 domain-containing protein → MKKQIIVLIAVLFSATCSYSQSCPFTSLKVYLIDDGTETNIRATPNGKIVLKLNHEQDYYTVELLALKKEWFKIKTIISIEANDINIPGDIGWIHRSVIGASTRKDVKLLDAPINGTFVGTIEQETGVSVLDVCSDWVKVEFNGSIGWIASEWLCGNPVTTCP, encoded by the coding sequence ATGAAAAAACAAATCATAGTATTAATTGCAGTGCTTTTTAGTGCTACTTGCTCTTATTCACAATCCTGTCCATTTACATCATTAAAAGTTTATCTCATTGACGATGGTACTGAAACTAATATTAGGGCAACACCTAATGGAAAAATAGTGCTAAAACTTAACCATGAGCAAGATTATTATACTGTAGAATTATTAGCATTAAAAAAGGAATGGTTTAAAATTAAAACAATTATAAGTATTGAGGCTAATGATATTAATATTCCTGGTGACATAGGTTGGATTCATAGATCAGTAATTGGAGCGTCAACACGAAAAGATGTAAAACTATTAGATGCTCCTATTAATGGAACGTTTGTGGGAACTATAGAGCAAGAAACAGGTGTTAGCGTACTCGATGTATGTTCTGATTGGGTAAAAGTTGAATTTAATGGCTCAATCGGTTGGATAGCTTCAGAATGGCTATGTGGTAACCCTGTAACAACATGTCCTTAA
- a CDS encoding CatA-like O-acetyltransferase, producing the protein MKIIDIENWDRKNQYDFFKNYEDPFFNITATLEVTNLYRFCKVHKLSFFLAGLYVANKAMNQIPEFKLRLDDGKVIAFDDIDISSTVLNDDDTFSFCHFESYSSIFEFIENGLKTIENLKNSIVGDSDVNAIAVVHSTTIPWVSITGFKHARNGNEKEIGIPKIVFGKYYNQDNRKIMPFSVEVHHALMDGIHVGLLYEKMQYIIDHLK; encoded by the coding sequence AAATCAGTATGATTTTTTTAAAAATTACGAAGATCCTTTTTTTAATATCACGGCTACACTAGAGGTAACCAATTTATATCGCTTTTGCAAAGTCCATAAGTTGTCTTTTTTTCTGGCAGGTTTGTATGTCGCAAATAAAGCAATGAATCAAATTCCTGAATTTAAACTTCGATTAGATGATGGAAAGGTTATCGCATTTGATGACATAGATATAAGTTCTACGGTTTTAAATGATGATGACACATTTTCATTTTGTCATTTTGAATCGTATTCTTCTATTTTTGAATTTATAGAAAATGGCTTAAAGACAATTGAAAATCTTAAAAATAGTATTGTTGGTGATTCAGATGTTAATGCTATAGCTGTTGTTCATAGTACCACAATACCTTGGGTTTCAATTACAGGGTTTAAACATGCTCGTAATGGAAATGAAAAGGAAATTGGAATTCCAAAAATTGTCTTTGGTAAGTATTATAATCAAGATAATCGTAAAATTATGCCGTTCTCTGTTGAGGTGCACCATGCTTTAATGGATGGAATTCACGTCGGTTTGCTTTACGAAAAAATGCAATATATTATAGATCATCTAAAGTAG